The genomic window GCACTACTCGACCGAACCACACGCCGACGTCTTTGGGCGACGGGTAGAAGACCTTCTGGAACCTGTTGACGAACGGACCTCCCGGGACGTTCGCCGCCCTCCCCTCGAACACCTggacccccgccgcggacgcgacgagcgcggctgcgcgcctggccttggcggccctgccctcctcgtcgtcggcgtagtcgtcgtcgtcgacggattCGTCCAACGAAAAATCCGccccgctcaccgcggcTTGCTCCACGGTGGCGTCGAGCCTCTCCTGGTAATCCTCGAGGTCCGAGCTGATATcgagcgcgcccccggcCTCGCGTTCTTGGAACTTGACCTTGTAGAGCAACCCCGCGATGTACCAGCAGTTCACGAGCCCGACGTCGGAGAGCTCGTCCATGAGCCTCGGCCTGAATTCCTCCgggatggcgtcgagcttcTCGTAGACGTACGTGCCCATGTTCGTGGACTTGGACGTGAACGCGACCTCCTCGTAGGCGTTGATGGTGGTGGCGAGGCGGATCACCATGTCCATCGCCTgctcctcgcgttcctccggGGTCATCTTCGCCCATTCCACTGTCTCGAGGGCACCCGCGATCGTGCGCCACCTGCGATGGGCACCTCTGGTGGCGCGCGGGCATCGAGGGCACCGGGTCGGCGAtgcgacggagcgc from Micromonas commoda chromosome 11, complete sequence includes these protein-coding regions:
- a CDS encoding predicted protein — encoded protein: MTPEEREEQAMDMVIRLATTINAYEEVAFTSKSTNMGTYVYEKLDAIPEEFRPRLMDELSDVGLVNCWYIAGLLYKVKFQEREAGGALDISSDLEDYQERLDATVEQAAVSGADFSLDESVDDDDYADDEEGRAAKARRAAALVASAAGVQVFEGRAANVPGGPFVNRFQKVFYPSPKDVGVWFGRVVLKKPGFVEKYLPLYFRTNDTVERFVKVPATAEDADLLLDYQNPPYLEADMPPAMRYPSRRTPGAGAEGTWWPEPKLAIPPFDTLVDYLRPLGPGVYAGRGWRDGGRGDEFLTFILFRRYDAPPVE